The proteins below are encoded in one region of Campylobacter helveticus:
- a CDS encoding GDP-mannose 4,6-dehydratase has translation MKKILITGADGFIGSHLCEVLHAKGYEIRALSFYNSFNFWGHLEHLPCKDSLEIVSGDLRDSFFCDSLVKGVDAVLHLGALIAIPYSYTAPQSYVDTNIQGTLNLLEASKRHGVKRFIHTSTSEVYGSALYTPIDEKHPLQPQSPYSASKIGADMLALSYFYSFNFPVIVARPFNAYGPRQSARAFIPAMIVQILSGAKELKVGDLSTKRDLNFVRDTCEGFATLLTNGEFGEVYNIGSGIEYAMSEVLELICKLCGVELKITQDEKRLRPKNSEVMRLLCDSSKLKSVSAWQSRVSLEEGLGQTIAYIKANLNAYKTGIYNV, from the coding sequence ATGAAAAAAATTCTTATCACGGGTGCGGATGGCTTTATAGGCTCACATCTTTGCGAGGTTTTACACGCTAAGGGCTATGAAATCAGGGCTTTGAGCTTTTATAATTCTTTTAATTTTTGGGGGCATTTGGAGCATTTGCCTTGCAAGGACTCGCTAGAGATTGTCAGTGGGGATTTAAGAGATAGTTTTTTTTGCGATAGCCTTGTAAAAGGCGTGGATGCGGTGCTTCATTTAGGAGCTTTAATTGCTATACCTTATTCTTACACTGCACCGCAAAGCTATGTCGATACCAACATACAAGGCACTTTAAATTTACTTGAAGCCTCCAAAAGACACGGCGTAAAACGCTTTATCCATACTTCAACAAGTGAGGTTTATGGGAGTGCGCTTTATACGCCCATTGATGAAAAACATCCGCTTCAGCCTCAAAGTCCTTATTCTGCAAGTAAGATAGGGGCAGATATGTTAGCCCTTAGCTATTTTTACAGCTTTAATTTCCCTGTGATTGTGGCGCGTCCTTTTAATGCTTATGGTCCGCGTCAAAGTGCTAGGGCTTTTATCCCTGCGATGATAGTGCAAATTTTAAGTGGGGCAAAAGAGCTTAAGGTGGGGGATTTAAGCACGAAGAGGGATTTAAATTTCGTGCGTGATACTTGTGAGGGCTTTGCGACTTTACTTACAAATGGCGAATTTGGCGAGGTTTATAATATAGGCAGTGGGATTGAGTATGCTATGAGCGAGGTTTTAGAGCTGATTTGTAAGCTTTGTGGTGTGGAGCTTAAAATCACCCAAGATGAAAAAAGACTACGCCCTAAAAATAGCGAAGTGATGAGACTGCTATGCGATAGCTCTAAGTTAAAAAGCGTGAGTGCGTGGCAAAGTAGGGTTTCTTTAGAAGAGGGATTAGGGCAAACCATAGCTTATATTAAGGCGAATTTAAACGCTTATAAAACGGGGATTTATAATGTTTGA